The Schistocerca gregaria isolate iqSchGreg1 chromosome 4, iqSchGreg1.2, whole genome shotgun sequence genome contains a region encoding:
- the LOC126268125 gene encoding semaphorin-5A, whose product MAAWPLLVSAAALASLWSSCACAASASSSSPPSPVLDFRFISYEDLLSAADRFSDPAGRDFSQLLFDPARQQLLVGARDALYRLAIPDLRQLEKADWPAPANKTALCQAKGQTEYQCHNFVRVLLRNGKRVFACGTSAFSPQCTWREIENLNNVLEFVKGVAKCPFSPTYNITALMTQNGQYFVGSPMDFSGADPAIYRSLGAGSTTLRTNQYNSKWLNDPQFVGSFEKDNFVYFLFRESAVEYINCGKIVYSRIARVCKNDSGGQLMLKDNWTTFVKARLNCSIPGEYPFYFDEIQGMSYVEEEETIYATFTTPPNSIPGSAICAFNMTAVEAAFLGPFKHQDKPGSAWERHHNQHKQLLECQAAPHSHLLLDSSRYQLMDSAVQPATTKPLYTGQLETLTHIAIHVIPTKLHRAVHIIYAATSEGLVKKISVLPRTQETCVVEIWKPYPGNSVVPIKALHYLKSADSVYIGSDNGIIRISAQHCSRLTNKAACLNAMDPYCGWNEILEKCQTAPNDNPLTHHWQQSVTQCPVLTAPVDGGWSSWSNWFPCSHSGETESGDECLCSSRQCNNPAPQNGGSQCVGTSIRVTNCTVHGGWTAWSAWSACSQTCGVAVKTRRRICGNPAPAHGGRVCVGQDRSEIYCTSNPPCPALTLPPRDGQWSAWGEWEECSVPCGGGFRTRRRLCNSPPPENGGRDCQGCNLDFETCNMHACQDSKRFSTWTPWLPLSSLAAETGYVERRFRFICKAPVSDPTHIKISQHKEEERFCHLNGSCYRTGRGESDDLWSEWSGWSPCSEECGGGQQHRTRVCEDKPENCEGLSRMSRQCNTHKCKAEWGCWSEWSGCSATCGQGLRQRTRICLSVSNRAQVDSGCDGPSVSQEPCELTSCESLMGWESWSVWSLCDDAGEQHRRRKCQTTNPGPQLCQGHDQETRMCVQTTENDLNPLGVQSSLDLKKAESLSVGVILGSCVAAFILGVILAAAVSYYYQKRRRPRIPGSPHYISSKQNPYVTVPLKETSSHSKRAPSNSSNGSTSSPHRSASNPSGGISLGTPKLFSKPAVEYETATIKRNSHSLANGQIRADLDQQDKFF is encoded by the exons GGATGCACTGTACCGACTCGCAATTCCTGATCTGCGGCAGCTGGAAAAAGCAGACTGGCCGGCACCTGCAAACAAGACTGCTCTCTGCCAGGCCAAAGGACAGACGGAGTACCAATGCCACAATTTTGTCCGCGTCCTTCTACGAAATGGCAAGCGGGTATTTGCCTGTGGCACAAGTGCGTTCTCACCACAGTGCACCTGGAGGGAG attGAAAATTTGAATAATGTACTTGAATTTGTGAAAGGAGTTGCAAAATGTCCATTCAGTCCCACGTACAATATTACTGCCTTGATGACCCAAAATGGTCAGTATTTTGTGGGGAGTCCTATGGATTTCTCAGGAGCAGATCCAGCAATCTATAGGAGCCTTGGAGCTGGCTCTACCACACTCCGGACCAATCAGTACAACAGCAAGTGGCTGAATGACCCTCAATTTGTGGGATCTTTTGAGAAAGACAATTTTGTATACTTTCTCTTTAGAGAAAGTGCTGTGGAATACATTAATTGTGGAAAG ATAGTGTACTCACGCATAGCAAGAGTCTGCAAGAATGATAGTGGTGGACAGCTAATGTTAAAGGACAATTGGACAACTTTTGTCAAAGCTCGACTTAATTGTTCCATTCCTGGTGAATATCCATTCTATTTTGATGAAATTCAGGGAATGTCATATGTTGAAGAGGAAGAGACAATATATGCAACTTTCACCACTCCTCC AAACAGCATTCCTGGATCAGCCATATGTGCATTCAATATGACTGCTGTGGAAGCAGCATTTTTAGGCCCATTCAAACACCAAGATAAGCCAGGATCTGCTTGGGAGCGACACCACAATCAACACAAACAGTTGCTAGAATGCCAGGCTGCCCCACATTCTCACTTGCTACTGGATTCCTCGCGCTACCAACTGATGGACAGTGCTGTGCAGCCAGCTACAACAAAGCCGCTCTACACAGGACAGCTTGAGACACTCACCCACATAGCAATACATGTGATACCCACCAAGCTACACAG AGCCGTGCATATAATTTATGCTGCAACCTCTGAAGGACTTGTCAAGAAGATATCAGTTTTACCAAGAACACAGGAAACCTGTGttgtagaaatatggaaaccatacCCAGGGAATTCAGTAGTACCGATAAAGGCACTTCACTATCTAAAATCAGCT GACTCTGTATATATTGGCTCTGATAATGGCATTATTAGGATTTCTGCACAACACTGTTCTAGACTGACAAATAAGGCTGCTTGTTTGAATGCTATGGATCCATACTGTGGGTGGAACGAAATTCTCGAGAAATGTCAGACAGCTCCTAATGATAATCCTCTCACTCATCACTGGCAGCAAAGTGTGACACAGTGCCCTGTACTCACTGCTCCAG TGGACGGAGGTTGGAGCAGTTGGTCAAACTGGTTCCCATGCTCACATTCTGGAGAAACTGAGTCAGGGGATGAATGCCTGTGCAGCTCACGGCAATGCAACAATCCTGCACCACAGAATGGGGGCTCACAGTGCGTCGGCACTTCCATTCGAGTAACAAACTGCACAGTGCACGGTGGATGGACAGCCTGGTCAGCTTGGTCAGCTTGTTCTCAGACATGTGGAGTGGCTGTCAAGACACGGCGTCGCATCTGTGGTAATCCTGCACCAGCCCACGGAGGGAGAGTGTGTGTTGGGCAAGATCGTAGTGAAATTTACTGCACTTCAAATCCACCATGTCCTG ctttgacaCTGCCTCCCAGGGATGGTCAGTGGAGTGCCTGGGGAGAATGGGAAGAGTGTTCTGTTCCATGCGGTGGAGGTTTCCGAACAAGGAGGCGACTGTGTAACAGTCCTCCACCAGAGAACGGAGGTCGGGACTGCCAAGGGTGTAATCTTGACTTTGAGACATGTAATATGCATGCCTGTCAAGACAGCAAGAGATTCTCTACGTGGACTCCTTGGTTGCCCCTTAGTAGTCTTGCAGCAGAGACAGGCTACGTGGAGAGAAGATTCAGATTCATTTGCAAGGCTCCTGTGTCTGATCCCACACATATCAAGATATCTCAACACAAAGAAGAAGAGAGATTCTGTCATCTAAATGGTTCATGCTACAGAACTG GCAGAGGTGAGTCTGATGACTTGTGGTCTGAGTGGTCTGGCTGGTCACCTTGTTCAGAAGAATGCGGAGGTGGACAGCAACACAGGACAAGGGTCTGCGAGGATAAGCCAGAAAACTGTGAAGGGTTGTCACGCATGTCTCGACAGTGCAACACTCACAAATGCAAAG CGGAATGGGGCTGCTGGTCAGAATGGTCTGGATGTTCTGCAACGTGTGGACAAGGTCTGCGGCAGCGTACTCGCATCTGCCTAAGTGTCAGCAACAGAGCGCAGGTTGACTCGGGCTGCGATGGACCTTCTGTCAGCCAGGAACCATGTGAGCTGACGAGCTGTGAAT CACTTATGGGATGGGAATCGTGGTCAGTTTGGTCTTTGTGTGATGATGCTGGAGAGCAGCACAGACGCAGAAAATGTCAGACAACGAACCCTGGACCTCAGCTGTGCCAGGGCCATGATCAGGAGACAAGAATGTGTGTGCAGACAACTGAAAATG atCTCAACCCACTTGGTGTTCAGAGCAGCCTTGACCTCAAGAAAGCTGAATCTCTGTCTGTTGGAGTTATTCTAGGTTCTTGTGTAGCTGCCTTCATACTGGGTGTAATTCTGGCTGCTGCGGTTAGCTATTATTACCAGAAGAGGCGAAGACCGCGGATACCTGGCAGCCCACATTACATTTCATCAAAGCAAAATCCTTATGTTACAGTGCCACTAAAGGAAACAAGCAGCCATTCAAAGCGGGCACCTTCAAATAGTAGTAATGGCTCCACCAGCAGTCCTCATAGGAGTGCAAGTAACCCTAGTGGAGGTATCTCACTGGGTACACCAAAGCTGTTCTCAAAACCAGCAGTTGAGTACGAAACTGCAACTATAAAAAGGAACAGTCATAGCCTAGCAAATGGGCAAATACGAGCTGATCTGGATCAGCAGGACAAATTCTTCTGA